AATTTCATTTTTAACTGTACGTACTCTAGTTACTAGCGATGATTTCTCAATTACATCACCTGTAACTTCTCCAATTTTTACACGGTCACCTATGGTAAATAATCGCATATAGGTAAGCACCAATCCGGCAATGATATTTGAAAGCGAACCCGCTGAACCAAACGTGAATAAGAACCCAAGAAAAACAGAAATCCCTTGAAATACAGGAGAATCACTTCCTGGAATGTACCTCCAAATAGACACAATCATAAAAGCAATGATAAGTACGCGTGCAATTTGGTATGTAGGATTTGCCCAATCTGGATAAAAACCATTGATTTTTAAATTTCCTTGTGCAATTTCATTTTTTAGAAAGTGTACACCCTTTAAAACGTACCTAAAAACAAATACAATTACTATTATGGTTATAAGGTTAGGGAGGTAGTCCCAAATGCTTGATAGAATAGACTTTACCGGGTTGAGTACATAGCCAAAAAGCGTGTCTGCAAAATTTCTAGTCCAAGGAAAGATACCAAACAGAATAGGTAAAGTGATGTAAATAGCAAAAAGAAGCGTAATCCATTTTAAAATTTTATTTAAGAATAAAAATGCACCAACCTGACGCTTTGCATCAAACAGAGTATACTCTTTAATTTTTACTCCTTTTATACGTTTATTTTCTTCCCCTTCAATTTTTTTAGCTGTCCACTGAAAGAATCGTGCGATATATTTTATGAGAAACCAGATAGCTACAAGTACTAGTAGTGCTAGTCCGATATTGATTAACAGGGTCCAAATACTTGTTTCTTCTTGATAGCGCAGTACTGCATCGCTAATCTTAGTTTTGTAGACGTTTGCTAACTCGGCTGTGGTTGTTTCTTCCCAAAGGGCGTCATTTTGAGAGATACTAATTACACTATCTTCTCCATACACCACATCAAATGTTGCTTCGGCTTCTACTATTTTTAGAGAATCAACACTGAAATCGCGGTTGTCTGGTAATCTTTTTATTCTAGTTGTTATTACCTCTGCACGTTCTTTGGCCGAAAAGCTTCCTAATTTTGTGTGAATTAGAAATAAGGTGTCATTAAAGAAGCCTATTACTGGGTGTCCTTTAGTGCTCTTTCTTAACGCGGCAATTTCTAATTTTTTCTGAAGGAGTAAAGCTTCTTCTTGCTGGTTAAGAGTGTTTATTTGTTGTTGAAGTTCGCTACGTTTATAGGTGTCATCAGTCTGTAATGAAGCAATTTGTTGCTGTAAGTCAACTTTCCGAATAGAATCTAAAAGCCTTTGTTTTTCGAGATCAGCGAGTTTTTTTTGAATATTTTTTTGCTGAATTTCAACCGAATCTGTTGTCTTTACAGCTGTTGAATCAGTTTGAGCGATGGCTGCGTTTAACGAAATTAAAGCGATACCTAAGATTAATTTACAAGCTAAATTCTTCATTTATAACTTTTTAAAAAGAGGACGAATGTAATATATAAAGACAGTGGTAAAACATATCAAATCATAAATATTTGATAAATTTATTAAAATGTATAGGGCTAGAAACTGCTAAGTTAAACTTCAGAATCCATCATGTCTGTTACTACGTGGTAGCGAGGGTCATCAATTGCGTCTTGAATAATGGTACTAAATTCTGGGTTCCATTTTAGAAGCATGGCTTTGCAATCTGGGCTAAGGTGTGTGAGCGTTACCTTTTTACCGCTGTCAATGTACTTATTTGCTAAGTTTCGTAAGGCTTCAACACCAGAATGATCTGAAATTTTAGATTCAATGAAATCTATTTCTACGTGTTTTGGATCTCCATTTACGTCAAATTTACTATTAAACGCCGTTGTAGATCCAAAGAATAAGGGCCCCCAGATTTCATATACCTTGGTGCCATCTTCTTTTATGTGTTTGCGTGCACGAATCATTGTAGCACTTTTCCATGCAAATGACAATGCGCTCATAATTACCCCAGCAATAACAGCAATCGCTAAATCTTGCCATACAGTTATGGCCGATACGGCAATTAATACAATAGCATCTGTTAAAGGAATTTTATTAAGAATTCTAAAGCTACTCCAAGCAAACGTACCAATCACTACCATAAACATTACCCCAACCAGTGCAGCAATAGGAATTTGCTCGATTAATGGCGCACCAAATAATACAAAGCAAAGCAACGCAACTGCGGCAATAGTACCCGAAAGCCTTCCACGTCCGCCAGAATTTATATTAATAATACTCTGACCAATCATTGCACATCCGCCCATACCGCCAAAGAGTCCGTTAAGAATATTTGCACCTCCTTGCGCTACACATTCACGGTTACCACTACCTCTTGTCTCGGTCATTTCATCTATAAGGCTTAAGGTCATTAGTGATTCTATTAAACCAATTGCAGCAAGAATAAAGGCATACGATAAAACTGTCCATATATTATCTTGTAGTGTGTAAAATAATGTGAAAATTTGATCTTGGAAGGTAGGCAGTCCGCCTTGTAGACCATCACCGCCACCATCTCTAATAAAAGAACCTACGGTGCTTACGTCAATCTTTCCGAAGATAACCAAGGCCGCTACAATTATAATAGCTGTAAGCGCGGCAGGTATTTTTTTTGTAAGCTTAGGCAGGCCGTACATTATGGCCATGGTTAGTGCAACTAGACCAAGCATAATCCAGAAGTCTTGATTGCTAAACAAAGCACTAAACCATTCTCCAGTATTGTTTACTATTGAAATTCCCTCTACTGCAACTTCAGGAAATAGACCTAATTGCGACTTAAATATCACAATGGCGAGACCATTCACAAAGCCCATCATTACAGGATGCGGAATTAAACGTACAAATTTACCCAAGCGAAGTACACCCGCTAATATTTGAATACCACCAACGGCAAGTAGGGTAATAAATAACCATTGTAAACCTAGGTTTTCTATTGGAGTGGCTAATGCTTCACCAACTTCGTTCCCTTTCGAAATAAGATGAACCATTACTACAGCCATGGCTCCAGTAGCACCAGATATCATTCCTGGGCGCCCACCAAATAGGGCTGTAATAATTCCCATCATAAATGCGCCATAGAGTCCCACTAATGGGTCTATTCCTGCAACAAATGCAAATGCAACTGCCTCTGGAACCAGCGCAAGTGCTACGGTTAATCCAGAAAGAATATCGTTCTTGGGATTCTGAGTAAAGTTCTTTATTGTTTTCTGCCACATAAGTATTCCCTTGAAAAAGCGGCAAATATACTTTTTAAATAAGGAAGAAGTTAATTTTAGGCATTAAAAAAGCCCCAAACTTGGGGCTTTTAAAAATTATTAGTTGGCTGGTCCAACGAGTTCGACTTCAAATACCAGATCGGTATTTCCTGGTATTCTAGCTCTTGGGTTTCCAGCTTCGCCATATCCTAGGTGTGACGGGATATACATGAGGGCTTTGTCACCAAATTTCATATCCAACAGTCCTTCTCTAAAACCAGCAATGAGCTGTGCTTCTGGACTATAATCTGTTGTTAATGGGTCGTATGGGTTTCTAGGGTTTAACACGTCATAGTCTATGGCTACATCCTTATAGGTAGTAAAGAAAAGGTCTCCATTAGTAAGGTAGCCTGTACAATGTACTAGTACTTTATCACCAATTGCTGGTTGTGGGCCATCACCTTTTTCAGTGTATAGCATTTTTAAACCAGAATCTAATTCGGTTGCTTCTCCCTTTTTGGCTACAAACATCTGAGCTTTATCACTCTTCATTTTGTTCATTTGTTCAAGCTTCGCTTTTTCTTCAGCTTCAATATCGGCCATTTTATCGCTAAAGTTCATCACTTTCTGATTTCCTTTATTGATAATATTTACCTCCTGCATGATGACATCGTCAATAGGTTTGTCGCCAGGTTTTGTCACCGGAACTAAGCTAATTGCTTCTACAATGTCGTATCCAATTACAATCTCTCCAAAAACAGAATGCTTGCCATCTAGCCACGGTGTAGGCTTTACAGTCACAAAAAACTGACTTCCATTGTTATCAGGACCTCCATTGGCCATTGATAAAATTCCGGGTCTGTCGTGTTTTAGTGTATCTACAAATTCATCTGGGAATACATATCCTGGGTTCCCCATTCCACTTGCCAAAGGATCTCCTCCTTGAATCATAAAGTCTTTCATGACACGGTGAAAGGTAAGTCCGTTAAAGTAAGGCTTTCCTTTATAGGTAGAATCTACCATTTCATTTTTCCCTTCAGCTAACCCTACGAAGTTTGCCACTGTAAGTGGTGTTTCTTCGTTATATAGTTTTGCTACGAAAGTTCCTTTATTCGTAATAAATTCGGCATAAACTCCATCTCCTAATTCTGGATACTTGTCTTCACAAGCTGTCATGGTTACTGCCAAGGTTAAAATAACAAGGGCATAAAGCGATATTTTTTTCATCTTTTAATCAAATTTTGTTTTAGTTATTCTCTGTTGTTTCAATCGATTTTAAGGTCACTGTACTTTGAATAGGTGTATTTGTGGCAAGTTTTTCTTCTATACCATAATATCCGTATGCTTTGTACGATGGAAATATAAAGGTAATTGTCTCACCTTCCTTCATTAACTTAAGCCCATCTCTAATTCCTGAAATAAGCTCTTGATTGCTTTCATCTATCTTATAGTGTTGCAGTCCATTATCAGCTTCAGTTAGAATGGTAGCGCCTTTAAGGTCTTTCACATTATACGTAAATGTCACTACGTCTCCTTTTTTTGGCACCGCAGTTGCTAACGTGTCTTTACTATTGTAGAAATACCAAAAGCCATTAGGAGACGATTCAAATTCTGTATCTGGGCTTTGAGCGATAAGTTGCGTAATAAATGCCTCTTCTTTTTGGTACAATTCTTTGTTTCTCTCGGCAGATTTTTTAATAAAACTCCCTGAAAAGCGCTGTTCGGGCCTGCGTGCTTCTGGACTTTTACAAGATACCACAAGCATGAGCAATAGTAGGACGTAAGAAAATTTATGCATTGGTATTCAGGGCATTTTTATAGTTCGGCAATATACTAATAAATTCAGTAACGGTTTCTTGCAACGATTTGTTGCTTCTGCCCCCAGCGGCATTTGTGTGCCCTCCACCGTTGTAATGAGTTCGTGCAAATTCATTTACCGAAAAGGCACCTTTACTTCTGAATGAAATTTTTACAATAGCATCTTGCTTGCTTTCAATAAAAATCACAGCAAATTTAACCCCCAATACAGAAAGTGCATAGTTTACAAACCCTTCTGTATCGCCCTTTTTAAAATTATTACTGTCTAATTCTTCTTGAGAAAGCGTAATGTATGCTGCGTTATAAGGCTCTAAGATCTTCATGTTTTGCAAGGCAAGACCAAGAAGTCTTAATCGGTCTGGAGTATTTGTGTCGTAAATATTTTCATGAATTTGAGTGCCATTAGCACCGGCCTCCATGAGATGCGCAATTACCTTATGGGTAGTAGGAGAGGTGGCCGGAAACCGAAAGCTTCCTGTGTCGGTCATGATTCCTGTGTATAGATTTGTTGCCATAGACGGAGACAAAAGTTCCAATCCGTCTAATCCTGCTATAAAATGATAGACCATTTCGGCAGTAGAGCTCATACGTACATCACTATATGTAACGGCGGCGTACGCTCCTGGCGCTTGATGGTGATCTATCATCACAAAAGTAGCTTGACATGATTCTAAGGCACCTTGCATTTCTCCTACACGATCTAAAGCGTTAAAGTCTAATGTACAAACTATATTGGCTGCAGTTAGATGGGCTTCTGCTGTTTCTTTTTGTTTATCGTAGATGATGATATCTTGACATCCAGGCATCCATTTTAAAAAATCTGGGAAGTCATTTGGCATGATAACCTGCGTTTTATGCCCAAGCTGATCTAAAAATTGAGAAAGAGCTAAACATGAACCTATTGCGTCTCCGTCAGGATTTTTATGTCCTACAATAACAATTTGTTTGGAGGTGTTAAGGAGTTGTTTTACTTGATGCGCCAATTCATTTTTCATAGAATGCGAAGATACGATTTATCCTTTTTCTAAGACTTATAATTCAATTTCATATAAAAAGCCATTATTAAACAATTGTTAAGCACTTGTCATTGTGTATTAAATACCTATTTTTGCCAAAATTTTAAAAACCTATGAGAACAGATAGAACGTTTACAATGTTAAAGCCAGACAGTGTTGAAAAAGGACACGTTGGTGCTATTTTAGAGAAAATTACAGCGAGCGGTTTCCGAATCGTTGCAATGAAATTAACACAAATGACTTTGGCCGATGCCCAAGAGTTTTACGGTGTGCACAAAGAGCGTCCATTTTTTGGTGAGTTGGTAGAATATATGACAAGAGGACCAATTGTGGCTGCCATTTTAGAAAAAGCGAATGCGGTAGAAGATTTCCGTACACTTATTGGTGCTACTAACCCAGCAGATGCTGCAGAAGGTACCATTCGTAAAATGTTT
This Rasiella rasia DNA region includes the following protein-coding sequences:
- a CDS encoding mechanosensitive ion channel domain-containing protein: MKNLACKLILGIALISLNAAIAQTDSTAVKTTDSVEIQQKNIQKKLADLEKQRLLDSIRKVDLQQQIASLQTDDTYKRSELQQQINTLNQQEEALLLQKKLEIAALRKSTKGHPVIGFFNDTLFLIHTKLGSFSAKERAEVITTRIKRLPDNRDFSVDSLKIVEAEATFDVVYGEDSVISISQNDALWEETTTAELANVYKTKISDAVLRYQEETSIWTLLINIGLALLVLVAIWFLIKYIARFFQWTAKKIEGEENKRIKGVKIKEYTLFDAKRQVGAFLFLNKILKWITLLFAIYITLPILFGIFPWTRNFADTLFGYVLNPVKSILSSIWDYLPNLITIIVIVFVFRYVLKGVHFLKNEIAQGNLKINGFYPDWANPTYQIARVLIIAFMIVSIWRYIPGSDSPVFQGISVFLGFLFTFGSAGSLSNIIAGLVLTYMRLFTIGDRVKIGEVTGDVIEKSSLVTRVRTVKNEIISIPNSTVMNSHTINYSSDAPEKGLIIHSTVTIGYDVPWKKMHETLIEAAKRTDLVLENPEPFVLQTSLEDFYVAYQINAYVREANKQAAIYSNLHQNIQDVCNENGIEILSPHYRAARDGNTTTIPENYLPKDYKAPSFRFMNKKE
- a CDS encoding SulP family inorganic anion transporter yields the protein MWQKTIKNFTQNPKNDILSGLTVALALVPEAVAFAFVAGIDPLVGLYGAFMMGIITALFGGRPGMISGATGAMAVVMVHLISKGNEVGEALATPIENLGLQWLFITLLAVGGIQILAGVLRLGKFVRLIPHPVMMGFVNGLAIVIFKSQLGLFPEVAVEGISIVNNTGEWFSALFSNQDFWIMLGLVALTMAIMYGLPKLTKKIPAALTAIIIVAALVIFGKIDVSTVGSFIRDGGGDGLQGGLPTFQDQIFTLFYTLQDNIWTVLSYAFILAAIGLIESLMTLSLIDEMTETRGSGNRECVAQGGANILNGLFGGMGGCAMIGQSIININSGGRGRLSGTIAAVALLCFVLFGAPLIEQIPIAALVGVMFMVVIGTFAWSSFRILNKIPLTDAIVLIAVSAITVWQDLAIAVIAGVIMSALSFAWKSATMIRARKHIKEDGTKVYEIWGPLFFGSTTAFNSKFDVNGDPKHVEIDFIESKISDHSGVEALRNLANKYIDSGKKVTLTHLSPDCKAMLLKWNPEFSTIIQDAIDDPRYHVVTDMMDSEV
- a CDS encoding peptidylprolyl isomerase, giving the protein MKKISLYALVILTLAVTMTACEDKYPELGDGVYAEFITNKGTFVAKLYNEETPLTVANFVGLAEGKNEMVDSTYKGKPYFNGLTFHRVMKDFMIQGGDPLASGMGNPGYVFPDEFVDTLKHDRPGILSMANGGPDNNGSQFFVTVKPTPWLDGKHSVFGEIVIGYDIVEAISLVPVTKPGDKPIDDVIMQEVNIINKGNQKVMNFSDKMADIEAEEKAKLEQMNKMKSDKAQMFVAKKGEATELDSGLKMLYTEKGDGPQPAIGDKVLVHCTGYLTNGDLFFTTYKDVAIDYDVLNPRNPYDPLTTDYSPEAQLIAGFREGLLDMKFGDKALMYIPSHLGYGEAGNPRARIPGNTDLVFEVELVGPAN
- the gldI gene encoding gliding motility-associated peptidyl-prolyl isomerase GldI, yielding MHKFSYVLLLLMLVVSCKSPEARRPEQRFSGSFIKKSAERNKELYQKEEAFITQLIAQSPDTEFESSPNGFWYFYNSKDTLATAVPKKGDVVTFTYNVKDLKGATILTEADNGLQHYKIDESNQELISGIRDGLKLMKEGETITFIFPSYKAYGYYGIEEKLATNTPIQSTVTLKSIETTENN
- a CDS encoding DHH family phosphoesterase yields the protein MKNELAHQVKQLLNTSKQIVIVGHKNPDGDAIGSCLALSQFLDQLGHKTQVIMPNDFPDFLKWMPGCQDIIIYDKQKETAEAHLTAANIVCTLDFNALDRVGEMQGALESCQATFVMIDHHQAPGAYAAVTYSDVRMSSTAEMVYHFIAGLDGLELLSPSMATNLYTGIMTDTGSFRFPATSPTTHKVIAHLMEAGANGTQIHENIYDTNTPDRLRLLGLALQNMKILEPYNAAYITLSQEELDSNNFKKGDTEGFVNYALSVLGVKFAVIFIESKQDAIVKISFRSKGAFSVNEFARTHYNGGGHTNAAGGRSNKSLQETVTEFISILPNYKNALNTNA
- a CDS encoding nucleoside-diphosphate kinase, which translates into the protein MRTDRTFTMLKPDSVEKGHVGAILEKITASGFRIVAMKLTQMTLADAQEFYGVHKERPFFGELVEYMTRGPIVAAILEKANAVEDFRTLIGATNPADAAEGTIRKMFADSISENAVHGSDSDENAAIEGAFHFSGREMF